A section of the Drosophila subobscura isolate 14011-0131.10 chromosome A, UCBerk_Dsub_1.0, whole genome shotgun sequence genome encodes:
- the LOC117890902 gene encoding uncharacterized protein CG1552 isoform X1 codes for MYKLQKLWVLMCLALVGCQGFGQFHMKHYQMQRNYNAQEDSGENDNSVLRTFRRCMWEQSKFLPRRLVLLSLCSNLFCENNHIIPRSRSIFVVEKMSRPNDCLDILPDQCEQGNEEELMYKPFPDCCPVYCNLKRRMQRLRTMHLRHRVLRNMQEGSISGGGSGGDGPVNSLLSEFVYNNY; via the exons ATGTACAAGTTGCAGAAGCTCTGGGTCCTTATGTGTCTGGCCCTTGTTGGCTGCCAGGGCTTTGGCCAGTTCCACATGAAGCACTACCAGATGCAGCGCAACTACAACGCCCAGGAGGACTCCGGGGAGAACGACAACAGCGTGCTGC GAACCTTCCGCCGCTGCATGTGGGAGCAATCAAAGTTCCTGCCCCGTCGTCTGGTCCTGCTCAGCCTGTGCTCCAATCTTTTTTGCGAAAACAACCACATAATTCCCCGCTCCAGGTCTATTTTCGTAGTGGAAAAAATGTCTAGACCGAATGA CTGCCTGGACATTTTGCCCGACCAGTGTGAGCAGGGCAATGAGGAGGAGCTCATGTACAAGCCCTTCCCCGACTGCTGTCCCGTGTACTGCAATCTGAAGCGGCGAATGCAGCGTCTTCGCACCATGCACCTTCGCCACCGCGTGCTACGCAACATGCAGGAAGGATCCATTAGCGGAGGCGGCTCGGGAGGCGACGGCCCCGTCAACTCCCTCCTCAGCGAGTTTGTCTACAACAACTATTAG
- the LOC117890902 gene encoding uncharacterized protein CG1552 isoform X2 — MYKLQKLWVLMCLALVGCQGFGQFHMKHYQMQRNYNAQEDSGENDNSVLRTFRRCMWEQSKFLPRRLVLLSLCSNLFCENNHIIPRSSCLDILPDQCEQGNEEELMYKPFPDCCPVYCNLKRRMQRLRTMHLRHRVLRNMQEGSISGGGSGGDGPVNSLLSEFVYNNY, encoded by the exons ATGTACAAGTTGCAGAAGCTCTGGGTCCTTATGTGTCTGGCCCTTGTTGGCTGCCAGGGCTTTGGCCAGTTCCACATGAAGCACTACCAGATGCAGCGCAACTACAACGCCCAGGAGGACTCCGGGGAGAACGACAACAGCGTGCTGC GAACCTTCCGCCGCTGCATGTGGGAGCAATCAAAGTTCCTGCCCCGTCGTCTGGTCCTGCTCAGCCTGTGCTCCAATCTTTTTTGCGAAAACAACCACATAATTCCCCGCTCCAG CTGCCTGGACATTTTGCCCGACCAGTGTGAGCAGGGCAATGAGGAGGAGCTCATGTACAAGCCCTTCCCCGACTGCTGTCCCGTGTACTGCAATCTGAAGCGGCGAATGCAGCGTCTTCGCACCATGCACCTTCGCCACCGCGTGCTACGCAACATGCAGGAAGGATCCATTAGCGGAGGCGGCTCGGGAGGCGACGGCCCCGTCAACTCCCTCCTCAGCGAGTTTGTCTACAACAACTATTAG